The nucleotide window CTTCGACGGGTCCATGCCGCCCATGCCGCCGGGCATCTTGCCGCCGAACATCTGCATGGCCTGCTTGAGCATCCCGCCTTTGCCCATCTTGCCGATCTTCTTCATCGTGTCGGCCATCTGGCGATGCATCTTCAGCAGGCGGTTCACCTCGGCGACCTCCAGCCCCGCACCGGCGGCGATGCGCTTCTTGCGGCTGGCCTGCAACAGGTCGGGGTTGGCCCGTTCCTTCTTGGTCATCGAGTTGATGAGCGCGATCTGCCGGCGCAGGGCCTTGTCGTCAAAGCCCGCGGCCTCGGCCTGCTTGGCCATCTTGCCCATGCCGGGCATCATGCCCATCACGCCCTGCATCCCGCCCATCTTCAGCATCTGGTCAAGCTGGCCCTTCAGGTCGTTCATGTTGAACAGACCCTTCTGGAAGCGCTTCATCATCCGCTCGGCCTGTTCGGCCTCGAAGGTTTCCTGCGCCTTTTCCACGAGGGCGACGATGTCGCCCATGCCGAGGATGCGGCCGGCGACACGTTCTGCCTCGAAGGTCTCCAGCGCGTCCATCTTCTCGCCGAGGCCGACGAAGCGGATCGGCTTGCCGGTGATGGCGCGCATCGACAGCGCGGCGCCGCCGCGGCCGTCGCCGTCCATCCGGGTGAGGACAACGCCGGTGATGCCGACCTTGCCGTCGAATTCGGTGGCGACGTTGACCGCGTCCTGCCCGGTCAGGCCATCGACGACCAGCAGCGTCTCGCGCGGCTGGGCCACGTCGCGGACCGCCTGCACCTCGGCCATCAGGGCTTCGTCGATATGCAGCCGGCCGGCGGTGTCGAGCATGTAGACATCGTAGCCGCCAAGCGTCGCTTGCTGTTTGGCGCGGCGGGCGATCTGGACGGCATTCTCGCCCTTGATGATCGGCAGGGTGTCGACGCCGATCTGCGAACCGAGGATCGCTAGCTGTTCCATCGCCGCGGGGCGGTTGGTGTCCAGCGAGGCCATCAGCACGCGCTTGCCCTGCCGCTCGGTCAGGCGCTTGGCCAGCTTGGCGGTGGTGGTGGTCTTGCCCGAGCCCTGCAGGCCGACCATCAGCATGGCCGCGGGCGGGTTGTCGATCTTCAGCGCGCCGGGATCGCCCTCGCCGCGCAGGGTGCGGATCAGCTCGTCATGGACGATCTTCACGACCTGCTGGCCAGGGGTCACGGATTTGGTGACGGCAGAGCCGGTGGCCTTTGCGCTGACCGACTTGACGAAGGCGCGGGCGACAGGCAGCGAGACGTCAGCCTCGAGCAGGGCGACGCGCACCTCGCGCAGGGCGGTTTCGACGTTTTCGGCGGTGAGTGCACCCTGGCGGGTGAGCTTGTCGAAGACCCCGGAGAGCCGTTCGGATAGAGTCTCGAACATCGCGTCTGGCCCTCCTGGCCCTGATTGCACCTTGCCGGGGCATGTAAGGCCCGGCGCTCCGATCCCCAAGGGTGGCGGTCCGAACCGGCCAAAGCGGAAAGGCACCCGTGGGCGCAACGCGCTGACGGATGGCGATCCCCCCATGACGGGTTGGGACCGGAAGCAAGCCACTTCCGGGGAATTGGGCAGGCCCTAGAAGAAATGGGCGGGGGAGTCAAGCGGGGGGAGGATTAGTGGCGCCCCGGCGCAGGCAGAGGGCAGCGCCCGCCCGGTGGGGCGGACGGGCGCTGCCCGGCGGCGCTGAAGCGCCTTGTTCCGGGCGAAAAGGGAAAGTTACGCAGCCAGCGCGTCGACCTGGCCCTCGGCCTTGGCCAGCGCCTCCTCGGGGCCGAAGACCATCGCGTCAGCGGCGACGAAATCGACATCGGTGATGCCGAGGAAGCCCAGCATGTGCCGCACATAGCCCGAGGCGAAGTCGATCTCGGACCCGAAGCGGGTGCCGTCCGAGGACAGGGCGATGATCGCGCGCTTGCCGGTCAGCAGGCCTTGCGGGCCGGCTTCGGTATAGGTGAAGGTCTCGCCCTTGCGCGCGACATGGTCGAACCAGGTCTTCAGCGAGGCGGGGGTGCCGAAGTTGTAGATCGGCAGGCCGATGACCAGCACGTCGGCGGCCTTGATCTCGGCGATCAGCGTGTCGGAGACGGCGGCGATGGCGGCCTGTTCGGGGGTGCGTGCCTCGGCCGGGGTGAAGATGGCGCCGATCCAGGCCGCGTCGATGGCGGGCAGGCCGGCGGCGAGGTCGCGGCTGGTGACGCTGGCGGCGGGATGGGCGGCGGTCAGGCGCGCGAGGATGCGGTCGGTCAGGCGGCGCGAGACCGAGCCGGCGGGTTTGATCGAGGCGTCGAGGCGGAGGATGTTGGTCATTGGGCGGTCCTTGAGTATCTGGGGCACGGCGGGGGAGGGCGCCGGTGCATCCGCCCAAGATGGCCGTTGCAATTTCGAACGCAACGTCGATACTCGCACCGCATATGTTGACGGGCGCACAGAAAATGTCTTTTCAGAACTGGGACGAGATCCGCACGGCCTATCAGGTGGCGCGGATCGGCACGGTCAGCGGTGCCGCCGAGGTGCTGGGGGTCCACCATGCCACGGTGATCCGGCATATCGACGCGCTGGAGGGGCGGCTGGGGGCCAAGCTGTTCCAGCGCCATGCCCGCGGCTATACCCCGACCGAGGCCGGGCAGGAGCTGCTGAAGGTGGCGCAGGCGACCGAGGACCAGTTCGGCCAGCTGGCGGCGCGGATCAACGGGGCCGGGTCCGAGATGGGGGGCGAGCTGGTCGTGACCTCGGTGCCGGGGCTGTCGGCGCTGGTGACGCCGATCGTCGCGGGGCTGATGGCCGAGCATCCCGAGCTGATCGTGCGCTATGTCACCGACCTGCGCATCTTCCGGCTGGAATATGGCGAGGCGCATGTGGCGATCCGCGCCGGGTCTGCCCCGGCCGAGCCGGACAATGTGGTGCAGCGCCTGCATGAGCATCAGGTGGCGCTGTTCGGGTCGCCGTCCTATCTGGCCAAGCATGGCACGCCGGTCAAGGATACCGATCTGCCGGCGCATCGGTTCATCGGGAACGAGAACCCGGCCTCGCGCGCGCCGTTCCATCAGTGGCTGTCGAGCGTGGTGCCGCGGGCACGGGTGGTCTATCGCTGCAATGATGGCGAGGCCACAAGGGATGCTGTGCGCGCCGGGCTGGGGCTTGGGTTCCTGCCGGTGGCAAGTGCGCGGGGCAATCCCGATTTCGTCGAGGTGATGCCCCCGCGCGAGGCCTGGGCGTCATCTCTGTGGCTGGTCACGCATGTGGACCTGCACCGCACCACCAAGGTGCAGGCCTTCCTGACCGCGATCAAGGCGGCATCGAAGGACTGGCCGGCGATGTGTTCGGGGGCGGCGCCTCACGCCTGAGGCGGGTCTGGCTCTGCCTCGGCGGTGTGAAGCTCTGCCTCCAGAAACCGCTCGAAGGCGTCAAGGTCCAGCCGCTCGAACTGGCCGAAGCCCTGCATCCAGATGCTGGCCTCGCGCATGGCGTCGGGCTCCAGCTTGCACCATTTCACCCGGCCGCGCTTTTCCTGGCTGATGAGCCCGGCCTCGGCGAGGATCTGCAGGTGCTTGGAGATCGCCGCCAGCGACATCTGGAACGGTTCGGCGACATCGGTCACTGCCATGTCGTCCTCGAGTAGCATCGACAGGATCGCCCGCCGCGTCGGATCGGCGAGGGCCGAGAACACGGCGTCGAGGACTGGCGGGAGTGGCGGGGCGGGTGGGGCGTGCATGGGCATTCCTAGCGCCGCTGCCGCCAAACCGTCAACCGGACGGTTGAATATGGGATTTTGCCGCAAAGCGGCGCTGCGGAGGGCGCGCGGGTGGCGAGATACGGTGTGGCCTTCGCATTTTTCATTTTATTTCAATGTGTTGCTTGGTGGTTTCTAACCTCCTAACGCGCTTGACTCACCGGGCCCCGCCGCCTAGGAAGGCGGCAACAGTCCAAGGGGGCTCCGAGGGGGCGCAACGTGGCCGACGAACCCGATCAGACCCGGCTTTCCGAGCTGGAAAAGCGGATCGAGAAGGTCAAGGCGGCCCATGCGCCCAAGCCCCGCGCGGACGAGCATTTCAGCCAGGCCAACCAGGCCTGGCGCATGGTGATAGAGCTGGTTTCGGGTTTGGGGATCGGCTTTGGCATCGGCTACGGGCTGGATACCGTCTTCGGGACCATGCCGTTCCTGCTGGTGCTGTTCATATTCCTGGGCTTCGCGGCCGGAGTGAAGACGATGCTTCGCACCGCGACCGAGATGCAGACGAAACGACAGGCGGAAGACTCCGCCCGGGATGAGGGGAAGTAGACGTGGCGACCGAAGAAGCAGCAGGCGGTCTTGCATTCCACCCGATGGACCAGTTCCTGGTACGCCCCCTGTTCGGCGGCACCGAGATCCACTGGTACACGCCGACCAACGTGACGCTGTGGATGGGCCTGACGGTCCTGGCCATCGTGCTGGTGCTGGTCGTCGGCTCGCGCGGCCGGGCCATCGTTCCCAGCCGGATGCAGTCCGTCGCGGAGCTGACCTTCGGCATGGTCCACAAGATGCTGGAAGACATCACCGGCAAGGAAGGCCTGAAATACTTCCCCTATGTGATGACCCTGTTCTGCTTCATCGTGTTTGCCAACTTCATCGGCCTGATCCCGAAGTCGTTCTCGACCACCTCGCATATCGCGGTGACGGCGGTCCTGGCGATGCTGGTGTTCCTGGGCGTGACCATCCTGGGCTTCGTGAAGAACGGCGCGCATTTCCTCGGCCTGTTCTGGGTCTCGTCGGCGCCGCTGCCGCTGCGCCCGGTGCTGGCGGTGATCGAGGTGATTTCCTACTTCGTGCGCCCGGTCAGCCATTCCATTCGTCTTGCCGGCAACATCATGGCAGGACACGCGGTGATCAAGGTGTTCGCGGGTTTCGCGGCCATCGCGGCCATCGCCCCGGTTTCGATCCTGGCGATCACCGCGATGTACGGGCTTGAAGTGCTCGTCGCGCTGATCCAGGCCTATGTGTTCACCATCCTCACCTGCGTCTATCTGAAGGACGCGCTGCATCCGGGCCACTAAGGCGCGGCCTGCAGTTATCCAATTACAACCTTTCCAATCCTGAAGGAGCACCTCTATGGAAGGCATCGCACAACTCGGCCAATATCTCGGCGCTGGTCTGGCCTGCATCGGCATGGCCGGGGCTGCAATGGGTGTGGGCAACGTCGCTGGCAACTACCTGGCCGGCGCGCTGCGCAACCCCTCGGCTGCCGCGTCGCAGACCGCCACGCTGTTCATCGGCATGGCCTTTGCCGAAGCTCTGGGCATCTTCTCGTTCCTGGTCGCGCTGCTGCTGCTGTTCGCAGTCTGATCCCTTCCAAAGATCTGAGAGCCGGGCGGGTCCTTCAAGGGGCCTGCCCGCCGGTTTGACGGGTCCTGACGGACCGGGGGAACGACATGGCAACAACAACGGAAGAAGCGGCAGGTCACGCGGCGGACGCTGCCCACGCGATGCTGCCGGGAACCGATGCGCATGGCAGTGCGGTCGGCATGCCGCAGCTGGTGTTCGAGACTTTCCCGAACCAGATCTTCTGGCTGCTGGTGACGCTGGTCGTGATCTACCTCGTCCTGTCGCGCATCGCGCTGCCGCGGATCGGCGGCGTGCTGGCGGAACGGGCGGGCACGATCAGCAATGACCTTGCCACCGCCGAAGAGCTGAAGCTGAAGGCGAAAGAGGCCGAGGCGAGCTATACGCGCGCGCTGGCCGAGGCCAAGACCGAGGCCGGCAAGATCGTTGCCGCAGCCAAGGCCGAGATCCAGGCGGATCTGGACGTGGCGACGGCACGCGCCGATGCCGAGATCGCGGCGAAGACCGCCGAGTCGGAAGGCCGGATCGGCGAGATCCGTGCCGGCGCGCT belongs to Frigidibacter mobilis and includes:
- the ffh gene encoding signal recognition particle protein, with the translated sequence MFETLSERLSGVFDKLTRQGALTAENVETALREVRVALLEADVSLPVARAFVKSVSAKATGSAVTKSVTPGQQVVKIVHDELIRTLRGEGDPGALKIDNPPAAMLMVGLQGSGKTTTTAKLAKRLTERQGKRVLMASLDTNRPAAMEQLAILGSQIGVDTLPIIKGENAVQIARRAKQQATLGGYDVYMLDTAGRLHIDEALMAEVQAVRDVAQPRETLLVVDGLTGQDAVNVATEFDGKVGITGVVLTRMDGDGRGGAALSMRAITGKPIRFVGLGEKMDALETFEAERVAGRILGMGDIVALVEKAQETFEAEQAERMMKRFQKGLFNMNDLKGQLDQMLKMGGMQGVMGMMPGMGKMAKQAEAAGFDDKALRRQIALINSMTKKERANPDLLQASRKKRIAAGAGLEVAEVNRLLKMHRQMADTMKKIGKMGKGGMLKQAMQMFGGKMPGGMGGMDPSKMDPAQMEEAAKALQGQIGSKMPGGLPGLGGLNLPGGLSGLGGLGKKK
- a CDS encoding FMN-dependent NADH-azoreductase, whose product is MTNILRLDASIKPAGSVSRRLTDRILARLTAAHPAASVTSRDLAAGLPAIDAAWIGAIFTPAEARTPEQAAIAAVSDTLIAEIKAADVLVIGLPIYNFGTPASLKTWFDHVARKGETFTYTEAGPQGLLTGKRAIIALSSDGTRFGSEIDFASGYVRHMLGFLGITDVDFVAADAMVFGPEEALAKAEGQVDALAA
- a CDS encoding LysR family transcriptional regulator, with the translated sequence MSFQNWDEIRTAYQVARIGTVSGAAEVLGVHHATVIRHIDALEGRLGAKLFQRHARGYTPTEAGQELLKVAQATEDQFGQLAARINGAGSEMGGELVVTSVPGLSALVTPIVAGLMAEHPELIVRYVTDLRIFRLEYGEAHVAIRAGSAPAEPDNVVQRLHEHQVALFGSPSYLAKHGTPVKDTDLPAHRFIGNENPASRAPFHQWLSSVVPRARVVYRCNDGEATRDAVRAGLGLGFLPVASARGNPDFVEVMPPREAWASSLWLVTHVDLHRTTKVQAFLTAIKAASKDWPAMCSGAAPHA
- a CDS encoding ArsR/SmtB family transcription factor; this translates as MHAPPAPPLPPVLDAVFSALADPTRRAILSMLLEDDMAVTDVAEPFQMSLAAISKHLQILAEAGLISQEKRGRVKWCKLEPDAMREASIWMQGFGQFERLDLDAFERFLEAELHTAEAEPDPPQA
- a CDS encoding AtpZ/AtpI family protein, whose product is MADEPDQTRLSELEKRIEKVKAAHAPKPRADEHFSQANQAWRMVIELVSGLGIGFGIGYGLDTVFGTMPFLLVLFIFLGFAAGVKTMLRTATEMQTKRQAEDSARDEGK
- a CDS encoding F0F1 ATP synthase subunit A, translating into MDQFLVRPLFGGTEIHWYTPTNVTLWMGLTVLAIVLVLVVGSRGRAIVPSRMQSVAELTFGMVHKMLEDITGKEGLKYFPYVMTLFCFIVFANFIGLIPKSFSTTSHIAVTAVLAMLVFLGVTILGFVKNGAHFLGLFWVSSAPLPLRPVLAVIEVISYFVRPVSHSIRLAGNIMAGHAVIKVFAGFAAIAAIAPVSILAITAMYGLEVLVALIQAYVFTILTCVYLKDALHPGH
- a CDS encoding F0F1 ATP synthase subunit C, whose product is MEGIAQLGQYLGAGLACIGMAGAAMGVGNVAGNYLAGALRNPSAAASQTATLFIGMAFAEALGIFSFLVALLLLFAV
- a CDS encoding F0F1 ATP synthase subunit B'; protein product: MATTTEEAAGHAADAAHAMLPGTDAHGSAVGMPQLVFETFPNQIFWLLVTLVVIYLVLSRIALPRIGGVLAERAGTISNDLATAEELKLKAKEAEASYTRALAEAKTEAGKIVAAAKAEIQADLDVATARADAEIAAKTAESEGRIGEIRAGALEAVNAVARDTAAEIVAVFGARADAGAIDAAVAERIKG